In Cytobacillus oceanisediminis, the following proteins share a genomic window:
- a CDS encoding LCP family protein yields MIRLKNIMIVFLLAAAILSGCTSFQQKEDRNEVRQDSSADEAEKEDKEPSAIGNETKNFLLIGVDSRGEEESRSDAILLASYVPSGDSIKLVSLMRDSYVKIPDYEYMYSKLNHAYYIGGKDLLKDTIEQNFGVQIDHTAIIDFKGFTKMLDAIAPDGIEVEVSSAMIEDMGLDLEAGKQKLKGSDLLSYVRFRHDGQSDFGRVDRQQEILIELKDEVMNQFSSPAGLARFPEVISQALKYVETDLKIEEAIALGVSFLMDPVTDIETLRVPITDSFENKTYEHAGSVLQLDFEENSEALKQFLKAEKE; encoded by the coding sequence GTGATTCGCTTGAAGAATATAATGATTGTTTTTTTATTGGCTGCAGCCATCCTGTCCGGCTGTACTTCCTTTCAGCAAAAAGAAGATCGCAATGAGGTAAGGCAGGATTCTTCAGCTGATGAGGCTGAAAAGGAAGATAAAGAGCCATCAGCTATTGGAAATGAAACGAAAAATTTTTTGCTGATTGGTGTTGACAGCAGGGGAGAAGAGGAGTCACGTTCTGATGCTATTCTTCTAGCCAGTTATGTACCCTCTGGAGATTCGATTAAATTGGTCTCTTTAATGAGGGATAGCTATGTTAAAATTCCAGATTATGAATATATGTACAGCAAACTGAATCATGCTTATTATATAGGCGGCAAGGATTTATTAAAGGATACAATAGAACAAAACTTTGGAGTCCAAATCGATCATACTGCAATTATCGATTTTAAGGGATTTACAAAAATGCTTGATGCCATTGCCCCTGATGGAATTGAAGTGGAAGTCAGTTCTGCAATGATTGAAGATATGGGCTTGGATTTGGAGGCCGGGAAGCAAAAACTTAAGGGGAGCGACCTTTTATCGTATGTGAGATTTCGCCATGATGGACAAAGTGATTTTGGGAGAGTGGACAGGCAGCAGGAAATTTTGATAGAGCTTAAAGATGAAGTGATGAATCAATTCTCATCACCTGCTGGTTTGGCAAGATTTCCGGAAGTGATCAGCCAGGCATTGAAATACGTTGAAACTGACTTAAAGATTGAGGAAGCAATAGCCTTAGGTGTTTCATTTTTAATGGACCCTGTTACTGATATTGAAACACTGAGGGTGCCGATTACAGACAGTTTTGAAAATAAAACATATGAGCATGCCGGATCGGTTCTCCAGCTGGATTTTGAAGAAAACTCAGAAGCACTTAAGCAGTTTTTGAAGGCTGAAAAAGAATAG
- a CDS encoding S41 family peptidase encodes MQNEDLNKGTSETPDNNHSGFIRMKKFHFVMLLFFIVFLSAGITTFALAFGDEKAVDVGTGERREFDKLYTAYDTLKTNYFQEVDQDNLINGAINGMLEALDDPYSDYMNEEEAKSFHQSISSSFEGIGAEIQEQEGYIVIVSPLKGSPAEKAGLKPNDKVLSVDGKSLQGMSSTEAVMLIRGEKGTKVELSVQRPGSDEPMNISITRDTIPLETVYGEMLEDGIAKVQITTFSENTSKELVETLNELQKQGMKGLILDLRQNPGGLLDQAVKISSLFVPDGEILFQIEDRNGNREEVKSTKEENPNIPLVVVIDKGSASASEILAAAVHESADVPLVGEKSFGKGTVQRAQDFSDGSNMKFTTEKWLTPDGNWIHKKGITPDHKVTLPDYATLPFINPDTELKLSASSAQVKAAQQMLKALGYDPGREDGFFDEKTEQAVKEFQDAEKLEQNGVLSGQSTLRLMEKLREKIDQNDTQIQKAAEVLKEQIES; translated from the coding sequence TTGCAGAATGAAGACCTAAACAAAGGAACTTCCGAAACACCAGATAATAACCATTCAGGTTTTATCCGCATGAAAAAGTTTCATTTTGTCATGCTGCTGTTTTTTATTGTTTTCCTTTCAGCTGGGATTACTACCTTTGCACTGGCTTTTGGTGATGAAAAAGCAGTAGATGTTGGAACAGGCGAAAGAAGGGAATTTGATAAGCTTTATACAGCTTATGATACCCTTAAAACAAACTATTTCCAGGAAGTTGACCAGGATAACCTTATAAATGGCGCTATTAATGGTATGCTTGAAGCGCTGGATGATCCATACTCAGACTATATGAACGAGGAAGAAGCCAAAAGCTTCCATCAGAGTATTTCATCCTCATTTGAAGGAATCGGAGCTGAAATCCAGGAACAGGAAGGCTATATTGTAATTGTTTCACCATTAAAAGGTTCACCTGCTGAAAAAGCCGGGCTTAAACCGAATGACAAGGTCCTGTCAGTTGATGGAAAAAGCCTTCAGGGGATGAGTTCTACAGAAGCCGTTATGCTGATCAGAGGCGAAAAAGGCACTAAGGTAGAACTTTCAGTTCAGCGCCCTGGCTCAGATGAGCCTATGAATATTTCCATTACCCGCGATACTATCCCGCTTGAAACCGTCTATGGGGAAATGCTTGAAGATGGTATTGCAAAAGTGCAGATTACTACTTTCTCGGAAAATACTTCTAAAGAGCTGGTGGAAACTCTGAATGAGCTGCAGAAGCAGGGCATGAAAGGATTAATCCTTGATCTTCGCCAGAATCCTGGGGGCCTTCTGGATCAGGCAGTGAAAATTTCCAGCCTGTTTGTCCCGGATGGCGAGATTTTATTCCAAATTGAAGACCGCAATGGAAACAGGGAAGAAGTTAAATCAACGAAAGAAGAAAACCCGAATATTCCTTTAGTAGTTGTGATTGATAAAGGAAGCGCAAGTGCATCAGAAATTTTGGCCGCAGCAGTACACGAGTCTGCAGATGTGCCGCTTGTCGGTGAAAAGTCGTTTGGAAAAGGCACAGTCCAGCGTGCACAGGACTTCTCCGATGGATCAAACATGAAATTCACTACTGAAAAGTGGCTGACTCCGGATGGAAATTGGATTCATAAAAAGGGAATAACACCAGACCACAAAGTGACCTTGCCGGATTATGCTACACTGCCATTTATTAATCCTGACACTGAATTAAAGCTTTCTGCTTCTTCAGCTCAGGTTAAAGCAGCACAGCAAATGCTGAAAGCACTTGGATATGATCCTGGAAGAGAAGACGGTTTCTTTGATGAAAAAACAGAACAGGCTGTCAAGGAATTTCAGGATGCTGAAAAGCTTGAGCAAAATGGAGTATTATCAGGGCAGTCTACCCTTAGACTGATGGAAAAACTCCGTGAAAAAATTGATCAAAATGATACGCAAATTCAAAAAGCAGCCGAAGTGCTGAAAGAACAAATAGAATCTTAA
- a CDS encoding YozD family protein, with protein MKEIEVVIDTEEIAEFFFHELAKRGYVPTEGELDELADITFEYLLQKCIIDEEIEDD; from the coding sequence GTGAAGGAAATAGAGGTCGTAATAGATACGGAAGAAATTGCTGAGTTTTTCTTTCATGAGCTGGCAAAAAGAGGTTATGTTCCTACTGAAGGAGAATTGGATGAACTTGCGGATATCACATTTGAATACCTCCTGCAAAAGTGCATCATTGATGAAGAAATTGAAGATGACTAA
- a CDS encoding YodL domain-containing protein, producing MLKELTRIKRKEYDVTIFQTPKFRDKKGFEQVYRLNVEALTHVECLDSVFRKFNVHDRIPGDFDGRFISTGDIIYIDEGRRGQFYYQLKPGGWEEVNRIHIR from the coding sequence ATGCTGAAGGAATTAACAAGAATCAAAAGAAAAGAATATGATGTGACGATCTTTCAAACACCTAAATTTAGGGACAAAAAAGGCTTTGAGCAAGTATATCGCCTAAATGTCGAAGCTTTAACCCATGTGGAATGCCTGGATTCAGTTTTTAGGAAGTTTAATGTGCATGACCGAATCCCTGGGGATTTTGATGGCCGATTTATTTCCACAGGGGATATAATCTATATTGATGAAGGCAGGAGAGGGCAATTTTATTATCAGCTAAAGCCGGGCGGCTGGGAGGAAGTTAATCGAATACATATACGCTAA
- the deoD gene encoding purine-nucleoside phosphorylase, with the protein MSIHIGAKENEIAETVLLPGDPLRAKYIAETFLENAECYNEVRNMFGYTGTYKGKRISVQGTGMGVPSISIYINELMQSYKVQNLIRVGTCGAIQKDVKVRDVILAMSSSTDSQMNRLTFGGVDFAPTANFDLLKKAYDAGVEKGLNLKVGNVFTADMFYNDNADHEKWAQYQILAIEMETAALYTLAAKFGRKALSVLTVSDHILTGEETTSEERQTTFNEMIEVALEAAVKE; encoded by the coding sequence ATGAGCATACATATCGGTGCTAAAGAAAACGAAATTGCGGAAACGGTCCTGCTTCCTGGAGACCCTCTGCGTGCAAAATATATTGCAGAAACATTTTTGGAAAATGCAGAATGCTACAATGAAGTCCGTAACATGTTTGGCTATACTGGAACGTATAAAGGGAAACGCATATCAGTTCAGGGCACAGGCATGGGAGTTCCATCCATTTCCATCTATATTAATGAACTGATGCAGAGCTACAAGGTTCAAAACTTAATTAGAGTAGGCACATGCGGTGCGATTCAAAAAGATGTGAAAGTTAGGGATGTAATCCTGGCAATGAGCTCTTCTACAGACTCCCAAATGAATAGGCTGACTTTCGGAGGAGTTGACTTTGCGCCGACAGCTAACTTCGACCTTTTGAAAAAAGCTTATGATGCAGGTGTTGAAAAAGGATTAAATCTTAAAGTCGGAAATGTATTCACAGCTGATATGTTCTATAATGACAATGCTGACCACGAAAAATGGGCACAATATCAGATTTTGGCGATTGAGATGGAAACGGCTGCGTTATATACACTTGCAGCGAAGTTTGGCCGCAAGGCGCTTTCTGTCTTAACAGTCAGCGATCACATCCTAACAGGTGAGGAAACAACTTCTGAAGAAAGGCAAACTACCTTCAATGAAATGATTGAAGTTGCACTTGAGGCTGCTGTTAAGGAATAA
- a CDS encoding WD40 repeat domain-containing protein — MSKKNYWFFLLLILAAFLTSCSEKRQPAIPDDITFAATVNIKDMTLSFVDLAKKELVAEWIMEKPYTGALILPDNDSILLYGKQLETADQYSLKEGKLIDSWETGEGIVNGILLDTNEIAFADQNLNKIRFFNLNGEEEEQVETERDPLTLLESGEENKLFVLSFNHEKLGIIDIESKAKSGEFTIHPSAAGAWLNEKSGEIWIGGHGEGVEIEQNIHVYDTETGELKKKISAASMPINFLGQENYVYVLSHGSNMLYKINESGEEAASVSVAANPFEMAFAKDILLVAGYDSNDLHILEPKNLKTLKNIKVGEGPFKIVIRESVK; from the coding sequence ATGTCAAAAAAAAATTATTGGTTTTTCTTATTATTGATATTAGCCGCCTTCCTTACTTCCTGCTCAGAAAAGAGACAGCCTGCAATTCCTGATGATATAACTTTTGCTGCTACAGTGAATATCAAGGATATGACCTTATCTTTTGTGGACTTGGCTAAGAAGGAGCTGGTGGCAGAGTGGATCATGGAGAAACCTTATACAGGGGCACTGATTCTCCCGGACAATGATTCCATTCTTCTTTATGGAAAACAGCTTGAAACGGCTGATCAATATTCCTTAAAGGAAGGAAAACTGATTGATAGCTGGGAGACAGGAGAAGGTATCGTCAATGGCATCCTGCTTGATACTAATGAAATAGCTTTTGCAGATCAAAACTTAAACAAAATTAGGTTCTTTAATTTAAATGGAGAGGAGGAAGAACAGGTCGAGACGGAAAGAGATCCGCTTACCCTCCTCGAATCTGGTGAAGAGAATAAGTTATTTGTCCTAAGCTTCAATCATGAAAAACTGGGAATTATCGATATTGAATCAAAAGCAAAAAGCGGGGAATTTACAATCCATCCTTCAGCAGCCGGTGCCTGGCTTAATGAGAAAAGCGGTGAAATCTGGATTGGCGGACATGGAGAAGGAGTTGAGATTGAACAAAATATCCATGTGTATGACACTGAAACCGGGGAGTTAAAAAAGAAAATTTCAGCTGCTTCGATGCCGATTAATTTTCTTGGACAAGAAAATTATGTATATGTCTTAAGCCATGGATCAAATATGTTATATAAAATTAATGAATCAGGGGAAGAAGCTGCCTCTGTCTCGGTTGCAGCAAATCCCTTTGAAATGGCTTTTGCAAAAGATATACTTTTGGTCGCAGGTTATGACAGTAATGATTTACATATACTAGAGCCAAAAAATTTAAAAACGCTTAAAAATATTAAGGTTGGAGAGGGCCCTTTTAAAATA
- a CDS encoding CobW family GTP-binding protein, which produces MNNTEIYILSGFLGSGKTTLLKQLLQDEKKQGRKVAVMMNELGKVSIDSDVVDEDVPLKELLDGCICCTISDKLEAQLQELLMVDKPEAIYIETTGAAHPIEVLDSILSPLFADRMLVKGVLSVVDGPRWLNRRLLSPQIQQLLIEQVRHADLIILNKADELTEAEQARLTMEIQGLNSQAFSILTSYSKIAVKEVRGMSTGKKSPASRSHVFSDLRLSTFVYQFQKPVIQSEFEDFLRGLPDTVYRIKGYLKLNSSQYPFLFQFSYGMPLYMQENINMPLNMVFIGENLDWGEIEKRLKTLEGID; this is translated from the coding sequence ATGAATAACACAGAAATTTATATATTATCAGGTTTTCTTGGGAGCGGAAAGACTACACTTCTTAAGCAGCTGCTCCAGGATGAAAAAAAGCAAGGCAGGAAAGTGGCAGTCATGATGAACGAGCTTGGGAAAGTATCAATTGACTCAGACGTGGTCGATGAGGATGTACCTTTAAAGGAGCTGCTTGACGGATGCATATGCTGTACAATCTCAGATAAGCTGGAAGCTCAGCTTCAGGAGTTATTGATGGTTGATAAGCCGGAAGCGATCTATATTGAAACAACAGGCGCTGCTCATCCCATTGAAGTTCTGGATAGCATCCTTTCCCCCCTCTTTGCAGATCGCATGCTGGTGAAAGGGGTTCTTTCTGTTGTTGACGGTCCCAGATGGCTTAATCGAAGGCTGTTGAGCCCGCAGATTCAGCAGCTCTTAATTGAGCAGGTGCGGCATGCGGATTTAATTATATTAAATAAAGCAGATGAACTTACCGAAGCGGAACAGGCCCGGCTTACGATGGAGATTCAGGGTCTAAACAGCCAGGCTTTCAGCATCTTAACTTCGTACTCAAAGATCGCTGTGAAGGAGGTAAGAGGCATGTCTACCGGGAAAAAGAGCCCCGCATCCAGGTCACATGTTTTTTCTGATCTACGCTTGAGCACTTTTGTTTATCAGTTTCAAAAACCTGTCATTCAGTCTGAATTTGAGGACTTTCTAAGAGGCCTCCCTGATACTGTTTACAGAATAAAAGGATATTTGAAACTGAATTCATCACAGTACCCGTTTCTTTTTCAGTTTTCTTATGGAATGCCGCTGTATATGCAGGAAAACATAAATATGCCCCTGAATATGGTTTTTATAGGAGAAAATCTTGACTGGGGAGAAATTGAAAAAAGGTTAAAAACCTTAGAAGGCATAGATTAA
- a CDS encoding heavy-metal-associated domain-containing protein — protein sequence MEKVLLKVVGMTCIHCEEAVKNALLSIDGVASVAIAFHDEHAEIEYDPKKADKENLIKAIEDQGYGVA from the coding sequence TTGGAAAAAGTTTTACTTAAAGTTGTGGGCATGACCTGCATCCACTGCGAAGAGGCGGTCAAAAATGCCCTTCTCTCCATTGATGGCGTGGCAAGCGTCGCCATTGCCTTTCACGATGAACATGCAGAAATCGAGTATGACCCGAAAAAAGCTGATAAGGAAAACTTAATAAAAGCGATAGAAGATCAAGGCTATGGGGTAGCCTAA
- a CDS encoding DNA alkylation repair protein — MNSPYRCPNCKTNRSRFNIIQQVPQSIKMDPQTGNVLEEYSNEQLSPFHMPYKGPDKRVQCAACGLVEDERTFIKFGEKQ; from the coding sequence ATGAATTCACCTTATCGGTGCCCAAACTGTAAAACCAACAGAAGCCGATTTAATATTATTCAGCAGGTGCCTCAATCCATCAAAATGGATCCTCAGACAGGGAATGTATTGGAAGAGTACAGCAATGAACAGCTGTCCCCATTCCATATGCCTTATAAAGGCCCTGACAAGAGAGTGCAGTGTGCTGCCTGCGGACTTGTGGAAGACGAGCGCACATTCATCAAATTTGGCGAAAAACAGTAG
- a CDS encoding glycerophosphodiester phosphodiesterase, which produces MWVSKKPVLYSILIGLVIMTISYFFQPLMPFQSIAHRGASALAPENTLASFEKAIELGFDYIELDVRLSKDKQLVVIHDANVLRTTDGEGLIEDLTVKDIKKLDAGSWFSPAFAGEKIPLLNEVLKKVSGKTGIIIEMKSPENQPGMTEILADMLNSYKPDNHIKVQSFHINEMKKFHQLAPEIPAGLLLSKHLDLFHLASYRDFASFLSVHHLLLSKSFINQAELFGYEIYSWTISKQYQFADMQRLGVHGIISDDEKRIPDSIMYVLITPFLKGQDFLKTLLA; this is translated from the coding sequence TTGTGGGTATCTAAAAAGCCTGTTTTATATTCAATCCTAATCGGATTGGTAATAATGACTATTTCTTATTTTTTTCAGCCTCTCATGCCTTTTCAGTCTATCGCTCACAGAGGCGCATCCGCACTTGCACCGGAAAACACGCTTGCCTCCTTTGAAAAAGCTATTGAATTGGGCTTTGACTATATCGAGTTAGATGTAAGGCTGAGCAAGGATAAACAGCTTGTTGTTATCCATGACGCTAATGTTTTGCGCACTACCGACGGAGAGGGGCTGATTGAGGATTTGACGGTTAAGGATATAAAAAAGCTTGATGCAGGATCCTGGTTTTCTCCTGCATTTGCCGGTGAAAAAATCCCATTATTAAATGAAGTATTAAAAAAAGTCAGCGGAAAAACAGGAATCATAATTGAAATGAAATCACCTGAAAATCAGCCTGGCATGACAGAGATTCTGGCAGACATGCTAAATTCTTATAAACCAGACAATCACATAAAAGTCCAATCTTTCCATATTAATGAGATGAAAAAATTCCACCAGCTTGCTCCCGAAATTCCTGCAGGCCTGCTGCTGAGCAAACACCTGGATTTGTTTCATTTGGCATCCTACCGCGATTTTGCCTCTTTCCTATCTGTACACCATCTCTTACTTTCCAAGTCCTTCATTAATCAAGCTGAGTTATTCGGATATGAGATATACTCGTGGACCATCAGCAAGCAATACCAGTTTGCAGACATGCAGCGGCTTGGTGTTCACGGAATTATTTCCGATGATGAGAAGAGAATTCCCGACTCAATCATGTACGTGTTAATCACCCCATTTTTAAAAGGACAGGATTTCCTAAAAACACTTCTGGCATAA
- a CDS encoding class I SAM-dependent methyltransferase, with protein sequence MLENTGERIIPEEMPITNGMLLEHLARYYFALYYARGRVLDIACGTGYGSKIMAKAKKKEINEIIAVDVDEETLKYARQHHFHPLVQYVKANAEDEILPDQLGFFDVITSFETLEHLASEEIFLNSLYKMLKPGGTLILSTPFGAGRGKPTKEPFHYHQLTEDEFTDLFKSYGVTEFYYQRSVLIEPKREGKHYPFGIAVCRKNK encoded by the coding sequence ATGCTCGAAAATACCGGAGAAAGAATCATACCGGAGGAAATGCCAATTACAAACGGAATGCTTCTGGAACATTTGGCGCGTTACTATTTTGCCCTTTATTATGCAAGAGGAAGAGTCCTTGATATTGCCTGCGGAACGGGGTACGGCTCGAAAATTATGGCAAAAGCCAAGAAAAAAGAAATTAATGAAATTATCGCAGTGGACGTTGATGAAGAAACACTGAAATATGCCAGGCAGCACCATTTTCATCCTCTTGTGCAATATGTAAAAGCCAATGCAGAAGATGAAATCCTCCCTGATCAATTAGGATTCTTTGATGTGATAACGAGCTTTGAAACGCTTGAACACCTGGCATCAGAAGAAATATTTCTTAATAGCCTTTATAAGATGCTAAAGCCTGGAGGGACTCTCATTTTATCCACTCCATTCGGCGCCGGAAGGGGAAAACCAACAAAAGAGCCCTTCCATTATCACCAGCTGACTGAAGATGAATTCACCGATCTGTTTAAGTCATACGGAGTGACGGAATTTTATTATCAGAGAAGTGTTCTTATTGAACCGAAAAGAGAAGGCAAACACTACCCTTTTGGGATTGCGGTCTGCAGAAAAAATAAATGA
- a CDS encoding M15 family metallopeptidase translates to MKKIIIMAGTLSLLLSGCSQLDPYLDKVQPLIEKVPFLGEEKSLEEPPQEDESPKRDENSAGEAGNEDNEGIQDDPLSLEAAYFNDVKVVDGRNIIQNPENVMALVNKQFSLPDGYEPSKLMIPEVAFSYGKLDLEKSYMRQDAAQALEKLFTGALNQGVELFAVSGYRSFTRQSQVFDAEVNRVGKEKAVLAVAIPGSSEHQTGLSMDISSRSANLELSEEFGETKEGKWLAENAHRYGFILRYPKGKEAITGYKFEPWHFRYVGTEAAKVIYEKKWTLEEYFDIVKKI, encoded by the coding sequence ATGAAAAAGATCATAATCATGGCAGGGACTCTTAGCCTCCTGCTTTCCGGCTGCAGCCAGCTTGATCCATATTTGGATAAGGTCCAGCCGCTTATTGAAAAAGTACCGTTCCTTGGGGAAGAAAAAAGCCTTGAGGAACCTCCTCAAGAAGATGAATCCCCAAAGAGAGATGAAAACAGTGCCGGGGAAGCAGGCAATGAAGACAATGAAGGAATTCAAGATGATCCTCTTTCATTGGAAGCGGCATATTTTAATGATGTTAAAGTTGTCGATGGCAGAAATATAATTCAGAATCCTGAAAATGTAATGGCCCTTGTGAATAAACAATTCAGCCTTCCGGATGGCTATGAACCTTCCAAGTTAATGATCCCTGAAGTTGCATTTTCTTATGGGAAATTAGATTTGGAAAAAAGCTATATGCGGCAGGACGCTGCACAGGCTTTGGAAAAGTTATTTACCGGAGCGTTAAATCAAGGTGTTGAATTGTTTGCAGTTTCTGGGTATCGTTCATTTACACGGCAATCACAGGTTTTTGATGCAGAGGTAAACAGAGTAGGAAAAGAAAAAGCAGTTCTGGCTGTTGCCATTCCGGGCAGCAGTGAGCATCAGACAGGCCTTTCAATGGATATCTCAAGCAGAAGTGCAAACCTTGAGCTTTCAGAAGAATTCGGGGAAACAAAGGAAGGAAAGTGGCTTGCTGAAAATGCACATCGCTACGGTTTTATTCTCCGCTATCCAAAAGGAAAAGAAGCCATCACAGGTTATAAATTTGAGCCTTGGCATTTCCGATATGTGGGTACAGAGGCTGCAAAAGTCATTTACGAAAAGAAATGGACTTTGGAAGAATACTTCGATATTGTTAAAAAAATCTAA
- a CDS encoding sporulation protein, with protein sequence MSFFNKVLASVGIGSAKVDTKLEKDSAAPGEALRGVVEITGGSTEQKIDDIYLSLNTTYIKESDDKKYTVSGLIDRFRLAQSFTLAANERKEIPFTFNLPADTPLSFGKTNIWVATGLDIKNAVDPADKDYIRVVANPLMDSVLNAVSSMGFRLREAECEQAPHRLRRRLPFIQEFEFVPVSGPFRGKLDELEVVFFPQSNGETEIMMQVDRKARGLGGFLAEALEMDETFVRFTVTNADIPYMQQKLQSVIAKYA encoded by the coding sequence ATGTCATTTTTTAATAAGGTCCTGGCAAGTGTGGGAATTGGATCGGCAAAAGTCGATACGAAACTTGAAAAGGATTCAGCAGCCCCAGGTGAAGCCCTCAGAGGCGTTGTCGAGATTACAGGGGGAAGCACCGAACAGAAAATCGATGATATTTATCTTTCATTGAATACTACTTACATTAAAGAATCAGATGATAAAAAATATACAGTCTCCGGTTTGATTGACCGTTTCAGGCTTGCTCAATCCTTCACCCTGGCTGCGAATGAACGAAAGGAGATTCCTTTTACCTTTAACCTTCCAGCTGACACACCTTTGTCTTTTGGGAAAACAAATATTTGGGTTGCGACTGGGCTGGATATAAAAAACGCGGTGGATCCTGCCGATAAGGATTATATTCGAGTAGTGGCAAACCCGCTAATGGATTCTGTATTGAACGCTGTTTCGAGTATGGGATTCCGTTTGCGGGAAGCAGAATGCGAACAGGCTCCGCACCGCCTCCGCAGAAGGCTGCCGTTTATACAAGAGTTTGAATTTGTTCCAGTCTCCGGTCCTTTCAGAGGAAAGCTGGATGAACTTGAAGTTGTATTTTTTCCACAGTCAAATGGTGAGACTGAGATCATGATGCAAGTAGACCGCAAAGCGAGAGGGTTGGGCGGATTCCTGGCAGAAGCATTGGAAATGGATGAAACCTTTGTCCGTTTCACTGTTACAAATGCAGATATTCCTTATATGCAGCAAAAGCTTCAGTCTGTCATTGCAAAATATGCTTAA